From Triticum urartu cultivar G1812 chromosome 2, Tu2.1, whole genome shotgun sequence, a single genomic window includes:
- the LOC125536781 gene encoding cysteine-rich receptor-like protein kinase 10 — protein sequence MASHHRGRIPSYLATATALLLAFLLPPLAASQWQSCGKNSNFTQNSTYQANIQALSTTLPKNASSSRTLFALASVGTVPDIVYALALCRGDANASACGDCVSNGFKDAQQLCPYSKDATVYYDPCYLRFSNQNFLSSTNGDNSVLVLYNTQNVTVPVKVFDAAVGMLINATADYAATNSSRRFGTGEEGFETIDKAKPKIYGLVQCRPDMSPADCRSCLADIITYIPQYFTGRQGGRILGLRCNYRYEQYPFFTEPSLLQLPAPSVGAAPSPAPANVTPPPVVGGELGETTSAYLHDSVFTPEVIP from the coding sequence ATGGCCTCACACCACCGCGGCCGCATCCCCTCCTACCTCGCCACCGCCACGGCCCTCCTCCTTGCCTTCCTCCTCCCGCCGCTGGCCGCTTCCCAGTGGCAGAGCTGCGGCAAGAACAGCAACTTCACTCAGAACAGCACCTACCAGGCTAACATCCAGGCCCTCTCCACCACCCTTCCCAAGAACGCCTCCTCCTCGCGGACGCTCTTCGCGCTCGCCAGCGTCGGCACTGTTCCGGACATCGTCTACGCGCTCGCGCTCTGCCGCGGCGACGCCAACGCCTCCGCCTGCGGCGACTGCGTGTCCAACGGCTTCAAGGACGCGCAGCAGCTCTGCCCCTACAGCAAGGACGCCACCGTCTACTACGACCCCTGCTACCTCCGCTTCTCCAACCAGAACTTTCTCTCCTCCACCAACGGCGACAACAGCGTCCTCGTACTGTACAACACGCAGAACGTGACCGTGCCGGTGAAGGTGTTCGACGCCGCCGTGGGCATGCTCATAAACGCCACCGCGGATTACGCGGCCACGAACTCCTCCAGGCGGTTCGGCACAGGGGAGGAGGGGTTCGAGACGATCGACAAGGCGAAACCCAAGATTTACGGTCTGGTGCAGTGCAGGCCGGATATGTCACCGGCCGATTGCCGGAGCTGCCTCGCAGATATCATCACGTACATCCCCCAGTACTTCACCGGGAGGCAGGGTGGTAGGATCCTTGGATTACGGTGCAACTACAGGTATGAGCAGTATCCCTTCTTCACCGAGCCTTCTCTGCTGCAGCTCCCGGCGCCATCCGTAGGGGCAGCTCCATCTCCAGCGCCGGCGAACGTGACGCCACCACCAGTCGTAGGAGGTGAGCTTGGAGAAACAACTTCAGCTTATTTGCACGATTCAGTCTTCACACCAGAAGTAATTCCATAA